Proteins from a genomic interval of Rhipicephalus microplus isolate Deutch F79 chromosome 6, USDA_Rmic, whole genome shotgun sequence:
- the LOC119184130 gene encoding uncharacterized protein LOC119184130 translates to MRDSLSMFNELVESVKKQNSDLATENKALKDENKQLTRRVSELEQYSRLNNVEIKGVPATKGESCLAVVQSMGDAVGCKIAPEDLDTVHRVPAKKDTNIIARFCSREKKTEFLKKVRKARLTTAALGFSQNNQKPLYANDHLTQERKRLFAQALELKKAKGWKHLWTDHCMIKARRTDDSRVYRISSAGDLAVLA, encoded by the coding sequence ATGCGTGACAGCCTTAGTATGTTCAACGAGCTTGTCGAGAGTGTTAAGAAGCAGAATTCCGACCTCGCTACTGAAAACAAGGCTTTGAAAGATGAAAATAAGCAACTGACACGAAGGGTTTCTGAACTTGAACAGTACTCCCGACTAAATAATGTAGAAATAAAAGGCGTCCCTGCAACAAAAGGTGAAAGCTGTCTGGCAGTTGTTCAGTCCATGGGTGATGCTGTAGGGTGCAAGATTGCACCTGAGGATCTTGATACTGTGCATCGTGTGCCAGCCAAAAAAGACACGAACATTATCGCGCGCTTCTGCTCCCGAGAAAAAAAGACTGAGTTCTTGAAAAAAGTACGCAAGGCCCGCTTGACGACTGCGGCCCTTGGGTTTTCCCAAAACAATCAGAAGCCCTTATATGCAAATGATCATCTCACACAAGAAAGGAAACGGCTGTTCGCACAGGCACTTGAACTGAAAAAAGCTAAAGGCTGGAAACATCTCTGGACTGATCACTGCATGATTAAGGCCAGAAGGACGGACGACAGCCGCGTCTACCGTATCTCTAGTGCGGGTGACCTTGCTGTGTTGGCCTAG